The sequence CATATCTATGGATTCACGAAAATTTCGCTGAACTTATGAACGCCGATGATTTGTGGGGTAAAGGCTGCTTCGAAACCGAAAGAAAACTGAAGAATCGTTTGGGCAAAAGAGTTAAAGTAGCCTCCATCGGCCCTGCAGGAGAGCGCCTTGTCCGATATGCGTGTATCACTTTTGACAAATATAGGCAAGCGGGTCGAGGCGGCGCTGGCGCGGTGATGGGATCTAAAAACTTGAAAGCTATAGTTGTGCACGGCGCAGGTAAGATCAAATATGCCGATCTTAAAGGTTTCAGAGAAGCTACCAAGGTAGCAGTCAAAAGAGTTAAAGAGCATCATTTCACTCCCTTGCGGAAAAAATATGGGACCCCCCTATGGGTTGCCCCTGTCAATGAGGCAGCACTACTGCCAACTAGGAATTTTACAACCGGAGTGTTTGAAGGCGCCGACAACATTTCCGGAGAAACCATGAGAAGCAAAATCGTCACAAAAAACGGAGCATGTTACAATTGTCCGATTGCATGCTGGAAATACAGTCAAGTTGACTCTGGCAAGTATAGAATAGACGAACTCGTTGGCCCCGAGTATGAAACGATTGCATTAATGGGTTCAAACTGCGGCGTAGACTCCATCGAAAACATTGCATACGCAAACCTGTTGTGCGACGATCTCGGTTTGGACACCATTTCGACAGGAAACGTAATCGGCTTTGCTATGGAATGCTTTGAAAAAGGCTTAATCAAAAAGGAGGACACGGGAGGTCTTGAGTTGCGCTTTGGCAACGCAGATGCTGAAATAAAAATGGTGGAAAACATTGCTTATCGAAAAGGATTAGGAAACACACTTGCCGAAGGCGTAAAGAGAGTAGCCAAAAAGGTTGGAAAAGGCTCAGAAAGTTTTGCAATGCATGCGAAAGGCTTAGAGTTTCCTGGCTATGATCCTAGAGGAGCCT is a genomic window of Candidatus Bathyarchaeota archaeon containing:
- a CDS encoding aldehyde ferredoxin oxidoreductase, translating into MIGGYTGNILKVNLTKGITQREKLDEKIARKFIGGKGLGAKILYDFIKPNIDPFSPENLLIFASGPLTATLAPSSARSAVVTKSPLTGIFLDTQFGGFFGVEMKLAGFDCVVIRGKATSPTYLWIHENFAELMNADDLWGKGCFETERKLKNRLGKRVKVASIGPAGERLVRYACITFDKYRQAGRGGAGAVMGSKNLKAIVVHGAGKIKYADLKGFREATKVAVKRVKEHHFTPLRKKYGTPLWVAPVNEAALLPTRNFTTGVFEGADNISGETMRSKIVTKNGACYNCPIACWKYSQVDSGKYRIDELVGPEYETIALMGSNCGVDSIENIAYANLLCDDLGLDTISTGNVIGFAMECFEKGLIKKEDTGGLELRFGNADAEIKMVENIAYRKGLGNTLAEGVKRVAKKVGKGSESFAMHAKGLEFPGYDPRGAFGMALAYATSDRGACHQRAWTVSAEIRGRLTPRYSTEGRAKFVKNAQDERAMCFSLVLCDFMPLKINHFTELLNTATGFNLTEDEYLKTGERIWNLTRLFNVQEGITRKDDTLPPRIMEEPLPDGVAKGQMITKRMLNEMLDEYYALRGWNENGVPTHEKLKELDLAS